One stretch of Arachis hypogaea cultivar Tifrunner chromosome 20, arahy.Tifrunner.gnm2.J5K5, whole genome shotgun sequence DNA includes these proteins:
- the LOC112783580 gene encoding glycosyltransferase BC10 translates to MVAVSTASARGVPPKRRHVITSTTGSRFFSWKLLILLCVSLSCVLVLASLFSLHSSYLSNADSSNHFKVTRSTVSRTFHGPPKIAFLFLVRQNIPLDFLWHVFFKNGNVAKFSIYVHSAPGFVLDESTTRSSFFYGTQISNVIQVSWGESSMIQAERLLLAAALDDPANQRFVLLSDSCVPLYNFSYVYNYVMVSQRSFVDSFLDVKDGRYNPKMSPKIPREKWRKGSQWFTVVRSHAEVIVDDDVIFPVFNKHCKRRPPVDNRKGKLNLKIQKQHNCIPDEHYVQTLLAMHGLEGQLERRTLTYTLWNQSTTKMENKGWHPITYSYANASPQRIKEMKGINHVYYETEFRTEWCRVNSTSVPCFLFARKFSKGAAMRLLSDEVVGHFQVSAMLDTPP, encoded by the exons ATGGTGGCGGTGTCAACTGCAAGTGCGAGAGGCGTGCCTCCCAAGAGGCGCCACGTCATCACCAGCACCACCGGCAGTAGATTCTTCAGCTGGAAGCTCCTCATCCTGCTCTGCGTTTCACTCTCCTGCGTCCTCGTTTTGGcctctctattttctcttcactcctctTACCTCTCCAACGCTGATAGCTCCAACCATTTCAAGGTAACGCGATCAACGGTTTCTAGAACCTTCCACGGCCCCCCTAAGATCGCCTTCTTGTTCCTCGTTCGCCAAAACATCCCCCTTGATTTCCTCTGGCATGTCTTCTTCAAG AACGGTAACGTTGCCAAGTTCTCGATTTACGTTCATTCGGCGCCAGGGTTCGTGTTGGATGAGTCAACTACGAGGTCCAGCTTCTTCTATGGTACACAAATCTCCAATGTCATTCAG GTTTCATGGGGAGAATCAAGTATGATTCAGGCTGAAAGGTTGTTACTGGCGGCAGCACTAGATGACCCTGCAAATCAAAGATTTGTTCTTCTCTCAGACAG CTGTGTTCCTCTGTACAACTTCTCGTATGTGTATAATTATGTCATGGTTTCTCAAAGGAGCTTTGTGGACAG CTTTCTTGATGTGAAGGATGGCCGCTACAACCCGAAAATGTCACCTAAAATACCAAGGGAAAAATGGCGTAAAGGGTCACAG TGGTTCACTGTAGTACGTAGTCATGCAGAAGTAATCGTTGATGATGATGTTATCTTCCCTGTCTTCAATAAGCATTGTAAG AGACGTCCACCAGTTGATAACAGAAAGGGAAAGCTGAATCTT AAAATTCAGAAGCAGCACAACTGTATTCCAGATGAACACTATGTTCAGACATTGCTTGCA ATGCACGGCCTTGAAGGTCAACTTGAACGTAGAACGTTGACCTATACCCTGTGGAACCAGTCTACAACAAAGATGGAGAACAAAGGCTGGCATCCTATTACTTACAGCTATGCAAATGCTAGCCCTCAAAGGATAAAGGAAATGAAG GGCATCAATCATGTATATTATGAGACGGAGTTTAGGACAGAATGGTGTCGTGTGAATTCAACATCTGTTCCGTGCTTTTTATTTGCTAGGAAATTCTCTAAGGGAGCTGCCATGCGCTTATTGAGTGACGAAGTTGTTGGCCACTTCCAAGTTTCTGCAATGTTGGACACTCCCCCATGA
- the LOC112783579 gene encoding uncharacterized protein isoform X2 gives MDQGKKSASLTTTRLSPLAKPFTLNRSTNHQPGSASSSVLHCNDDPFSSLLDSFRKSNMGSKVATVPSKTTALPVEISTQEQEKSLFEQYPSQEFGKDDDFDGIHWSHFGILEEFPMPSYSSSLTGLGYGTGISGNEVDSSVDDGIMLQKGKHALDGSNTCIAVSDGLLKKSNTIGEKDILSNSKSTIDQASSNLNYPKLAPLKLSTDTYSAKNILQDQSSNNLGVDSEPEVDSPCWQGTTAFSATPLETSEPIQSHHVEKGTEKHNSLNPLAPQFFPGVGYIKDDFLSSKSSACPIANNLDYMETVLVESPLELNKGTELRHYTNVSGRENTFNVLNDPKNNYMNLVQNSHSIMTQSSSIVDCSTLKGKLVTAVDVDGFVNGTNGVFHGNGHPPIPTSSSSGVDFDTDLLKTLKGLLKLFIESPRPDVHIMVNAMHVLSELLVQTSVDLANSYSEPDPDIVVQIINNLNMLSTKRFEQGISTHDSTLADSPYHLDRSSKYSKGLELTSVETLPTLNQPYVQNDHLGKKISVSKVFAESGRISFASSNHQGTENEFAEVIRRSLGKSLDYEKQMHPEAMLFWNLWLDSEAERCYRKFKTFRCLMESGMDLNSANIAELLR, from the exons ATGGATCAGGGGAAGAAATCGGCTTCATTGACCACTACACGTTTGTCACCACTTGCAAAACCCTTCACTCTCAACCGCTCCACCAACCACCAACCTGGTTCAGCTTCTTCATCCGTGCTTCACTGTAACGATGATCCTTTTAGCTCTTTGCTTGATTCTTTCAGGAAAAGCAACATGGGTTCTAAAGTAGCAACTGTGCCTTCAAAAACAACAGCTTTACCTGTTGAGATTTCCACTCAGGAGCAGGAAAAATCACTTTTTGAACAGTACCCTTCTCAGGAATTTGGAAAAGATGATGACTTTGATGGGATTCACTGGTCACACTTTGGAATTCTGGAAGAGTTTCCAATGCCTAGCTACTCATCAAGCTTGACTGGTTTAGGATATGGTACTGGTATCAGTGGTAATGAAGTTGATAGTTCAGTTGATGATGGGATCATGCTTCAgaaag gtaAGCATGCTCTTGATGGGTCAAACACTTGTATAGCAGTGTCTGATGGTCTTCTTAAAAAAAGCAATACAATTGGGGAAAAAGATATTCTATCAAATTCAAAAAGCACCATAGATCAAGCTAGCTCTAATCTTAATTACCCTAAGTTAGCGCCACTCAAGTTATCAACTGATACATACTCTGCTAAAAACATTCTGCAAGATCAATCTTCCAATAACTTAGGAGTTGACAGTGAACCTGAGGTGGATTCTCCTTGTTGGCAGGGAACAACAGCTTTTAGTGCAACGCCATTAGAAACTTCAGAGCCTATACAATCTCATCATGTTGAGAAAGGAACAGAAAAACATAATAGTTTAAATCCTCTGGCTCCTCAGTTCTTTCCTGGTGTTGGATACATCAAAGATGATTTTCTGTCTTCCAAATCTAGTGCATGCCCTATAGCTAATAATTTAGATTATATGGAAACTGTGTTGGTGGAATCCCCGTTGGAATTAAATAAGGGAACTGAGCTTCGGCATTATACTAACGTCAGTGGAAGAGAGAACACATTTAATGTCCTTAATGatccaaaaaataattatatgaatcTTGTGCAAAATTCTCACTCTATAATGACTCAATCTTCTTCCATAGTAGATTGCTCAACACTGAAAGGAAAACTTGTAACTGCTGTAGATGTTGATGGCTTTGTGAATGGAACTAATGGGGTTTTCCATGGAAATGGTCATCCTCCAATTCCAACTTCATCCTCATCTGGAGTTGATTTTGATACTGATCTTCTTAAAACACTCAAAGGTCTTTTGAAGTTATTTATCGAGTCTCCCAGACCCGATGTTCATATAATGGTCAATGCTATGCATGTTCTTTCAGAATTGCTTGTCCAAACTTCTGTAGACCTAGCAAATTCATATAGTGAACCTGATCCTGATATTGTTGTACAAATAATCAATAATCTGAACATGCTTAGCACAAAAAGATTTGAACAAGGGATTTCAACCCATGATTCAACATTGGCAGACAGTCCATATCATCTTGATAGGTCATCAAAATATTCTAAG GGACTTGAATTGACAAGTGTAGAGACCCTACCCACGCTGAATCAACCTTATGTGCAGAATGATCACCTGGGAAAGAAAATCAGTGTTTCTAAAGTGTTTGCTGAGAGTGGACGGATTTCTTTTGCATCTAGCAATCATCAAGGCACTGAAAATGAATTTGCTGAG GTCATTCGAAGAAGTCTTGGGAAGAGTTTGGATTATGAGAAACAAATGCATCCAGAGGCTATGTTGTTTTGGAATTTGTGGCTTGATTCTGAAGCAGAACGGTGTTATAGGAAATTCAAAACATTCCGTTGCCTTATGGAATCTGGCATGGATTTGAATTCAGCGAACATTGCG GAACTGTTGAGGTGA
- the LOC112783579 gene encoding uncharacterized protein isoform X1, which produces MDQGKKSASLTTTRLSPLAKPFTLNRSTNHQPGSASSSVLHCNDDPFSSLLDSFRKSNMGSKVATVPSKTTALPVEISTQEQEKSLFEQYPSQEFGKDDDFDGIHWSHFGILEEFPMPSYSSSLTGLGYGTGISGNEVDSSVDDGIMLQKGKHALDGSNTCIAVSDGLLKKSNTIGEKDILSNSKSTIDQASSNLNYPKLAPLKLSTDTYSAKNILQDQSSNNLGVDSEPEVDSPCWQGTTAFSATPLETSEPIQSHHVEKGTEKHNSLNPLAPQFFPGVGYIKDDFLSSKSSACPIANNLDYMETVLVESPLELNKGTELRHYTNVSGRENTFNVLNDPKNNYMNLVQNSHSIMTQSSSIVDCSTLKGKLVTAVDVDGFVNGTNGVFHGNGHPPIPTSSSSGVDFDTDLLKTLKGLLKLFIESPRPDVHIMVNAMHVLSELLVQTSVDLANSYSEPDPDIVVQIINNLNMLSTKRFEQGISTHDSTLADSPYHLDRSSKYSKGLELTSVETLPTLNQPYVQNDHLGKKISVSKVFAESGRISFASSNHQGTENEFAELQVIRRSLGKSLDYEKQMHPEAMLFWNLWLDSEAERCYRKFKTFRCLMESGMDLNSANIAELLR; this is translated from the exons ATGGATCAGGGGAAGAAATCGGCTTCATTGACCACTACACGTTTGTCACCACTTGCAAAACCCTTCACTCTCAACCGCTCCACCAACCACCAACCTGGTTCAGCTTCTTCATCCGTGCTTCACTGTAACGATGATCCTTTTAGCTCTTTGCTTGATTCTTTCAGGAAAAGCAACATGGGTTCTAAAGTAGCAACTGTGCCTTCAAAAACAACAGCTTTACCTGTTGAGATTTCCACTCAGGAGCAGGAAAAATCACTTTTTGAACAGTACCCTTCTCAGGAATTTGGAAAAGATGATGACTTTGATGGGATTCACTGGTCACACTTTGGAATTCTGGAAGAGTTTCCAATGCCTAGCTACTCATCAAGCTTGACTGGTTTAGGATATGGTACTGGTATCAGTGGTAATGAAGTTGATAGTTCAGTTGATGATGGGATCATGCTTCAgaaag gtaAGCATGCTCTTGATGGGTCAAACACTTGTATAGCAGTGTCTGATGGTCTTCTTAAAAAAAGCAATACAATTGGGGAAAAAGATATTCTATCAAATTCAAAAAGCACCATAGATCAAGCTAGCTCTAATCTTAATTACCCTAAGTTAGCGCCACTCAAGTTATCAACTGATACATACTCTGCTAAAAACATTCTGCAAGATCAATCTTCCAATAACTTAGGAGTTGACAGTGAACCTGAGGTGGATTCTCCTTGTTGGCAGGGAACAACAGCTTTTAGTGCAACGCCATTAGAAACTTCAGAGCCTATACAATCTCATCATGTTGAGAAAGGAACAGAAAAACATAATAGTTTAAATCCTCTGGCTCCTCAGTTCTTTCCTGGTGTTGGATACATCAAAGATGATTTTCTGTCTTCCAAATCTAGTGCATGCCCTATAGCTAATAATTTAGATTATATGGAAACTGTGTTGGTGGAATCCCCGTTGGAATTAAATAAGGGAACTGAGCTTCGGCATTATACTAACGTCAGTGGAAGAGAGAACACATTTAATGTCCTTAATGatccaaaaaataattatatgaatcTTGTGCAAAATTCTCACTCTATAATGACTCAATCTTCTTCCATAGTAGATTGCTCAACACTGAAAGGAAAACTTGTAACTGCTGTAGATGTTGATGGCTTTGTGAATGGAACTAATGGGGTTTTCCATGGAAATGGTCATCCTCCAATTCCAACTTCATCCTCATCTGGAGTTGATTTTGATACTGATCTTCTTAAAACACTCAAAGGTCTTTTGAAGTTATTTATCGAGTCTCCCAGACCCGATGTTCATATAATGGTCAATGCTATGCATGTTCTTTCAGAATTGCTTGTCCAAACTTCTGTAGACCTAGCAAATTCATATAGTGAACCTGATCCTGATATTGTTGTACAAATAATCAATAATCTGAACATGCTTAGCACAAAAAGATTTGAACAAGGGATTTCAACCCATGATTCAACATTGGCAGACAGTCCATATCATCTTGATAGGTCATCAAAATATTCTAAG GGACTTGAATTGACAAGTGTAGAGACCCTACCCACGCTGAATCAACCTTATGTGCAGAATGATCACCTGGGAAAGAAAATCAGTGTTTCTAAAGTGTTTGCTGAGAGTGGACGGATTTCTTTTGCATCTAGCAATCATCAAGGCACTGAAAATGAATTTGCTGAG CTTCAGGTCATTCGAAGAAGTCTTGGGAAGAGTTTGGATTATGAGAAACAAATGCATCCAGAGGCTATGTTGTTTTGGAATTTGTGGCTTGATTCTGAAGCAGAACGGTGTTATAGGAAATTCAAAACATTCCGTTGCCTTATGGAATCTGGCATGGATTTGAATTCAGCGAACATTGCG GAACTGTTGAGGTGA
- the LOC112783579 gene encoding uncharacterized protein isoform X3 has protein sequence MDQGKKSASLTTTRLSPLAKPFTLNRSTNHQPGSASSSVLHCNDDPFSSLLDSFRKSNMGSKVATVPSKTTALPVEISTQEQEKSLFEQYPSQEFGKDDDFDGIHWSHFGILEEFPMPSYSSSLTGLGYGTGISGNEVDSSVDDGIMLQKGKHALDGSNTCIAVSDGLLKKSNTIGEKDILSNSKSTIDQASSNLNYPKLAPLKLSTDTYSAKNILQDQSSNNLGVDSEPEVDSPCWQGTTAFSATPLETSEPIQSHHVEKGTEKHNSLNPLAPQFFPGVGYIKDDFLSSKSSACPIANNLDYMETVLVESPLELNKGTELRHYTNVSGRENTFNVLNDPKNNYMNLVQNSHSIMTQSSSIVDCSTLKGKLVTAVDVDGFVNGTNGVFHGNGHPPIPTSSSSGVDFDTDLLKTLKGLLKLFIESPRPDVHIMVNAMHVLSELLVQTSVDLANSYSEPDPDIVVQIINNLNMLSTKRFEQGISTHDSTLADSPYHLDRSSKYSKNDHLGKKISVSKVFAESGRISFASSNHQGTENEFAELQVIRRSLGKSLDYEKQMHPEAMLFWNLWLDSEAERCYRKFKTFRCLMESGMDLNSANIAELLR, from the exons ATGGATCAGGGGAAGAAATCGGCTTCATTGACCACTACACGTTTGTCACCACTTGCAAAACCCTTCACTCTCAACCGCTCCACCAACCACCAACCTGGTTCAGCTTCTTCATCCGTGCTTCACTGTAACGATGATCCTTTTAGCTCTTTGCTTGATTCTTTCAGGAAAAGCAACATGGGTTCTAAAGTAGCAACTGTGCCTTCAAAAACAACAGCTTTACCTGTTGAGATTTCCACTCAGGAGCAGGAAAAATCACTTTTTGAACAGTACCCTTCTCAGGAATTTGGAAAAGATGATGACTTTGATGGGATTCACTGGTCACACTTTGGAATTCTGGAAGAGTTTCCAATGCCTAGCTACTCATCAAGCTTGACTGGTTTAGGATATGGTACTGGTATCAGTGGTAATGAAGTTGATAGTTCAGTTGATGATGGGATCATGCTTCAgaaag gtaAGCATGCTCTTGATGGGTCAAACACTTGTATAGCAGTGTCTGATGGTCTTCTTAAAAAAAGCAATACAATTGGGGAAAAAGATATTCTATCAAATTCAAAAAGCACCATAGATCAAGCTAGCTCTAATCTTAATTACCCTAAGTTAGCGCCACTCAAGTTATCAACTGATACATACTCTGCTAAAAACATTCTGCAAGATCAATCTTCCAATAACTTAGGAGTTGACAGTGAACCTGAGGTGGATTCTCCTTGTTGGCAGGGAACAACAGCTTTTAGTGCAACGCCATTAGAAACTTCAGAGCCTATACAATCTCATCATGTTGAGAAAGGAACAGAAAAACATAATAGTTTAAATCCTCTGGCTCCTCAGTTCTTTCCTGGTGTTGGATACATCAAAGATGATTTTCTGTCTTCCAAATCTAGTGCATGCCCTATAGCTAATAATTTAGATTATATGGAAACTGTGTTGGTGGAATCCCCGTTGGAATTAAATAAGGGAACTGAGCTTCGGCATTATACTAACGTCAGTGGAAGAGAGAACACATTTAATGTCCTTAATGatccaaaaaataattatatgaatcTTGTGCAAAATTCTCACTCTATAATGACTCAATCTTCTTCCATAGTAGATTGCTCAACACTGAAAGGAAAACTTGTAACTGCTGTAGATGTTGATGGCTTTGTGAATGGAACTAATGGGGTTTTCCATGGAAATGGTCATCCTCCAATTCCAACTTCATCCTCATCTGGAGTTGATTTTGATACTGATCTTCTTAAAACACTCAAAGGTCTTTTGAAGTTATTTATCGAGTCTCCCAGACCCGATGTTCATATAATGGTCAATGCTATGCATGTTCTTTCAGAATTGCTTGTCCAAACTTCTGTAGACCTAGCAAATTCATATAGTGAACCTGATCCTGATATTGTTGTACAAATAATCAATAATCTGAACATGCTTAGCACAAAAAGATTTGAACAAGGGATTTCAACCCATGATTCAACATTGGCAGACAGTCCATATCATCTTGATAGGTCATCAAAATATTCTAAG AATGATCACCTGGGAAAGAAAATCAGTGTTTCTAAAGTGTTTGCTGAGAGTGGACGGATTTCTTTTGCATCTAGCAATCATCAAGGCACTGAAAATGAATTTGCTGAG CTTCAGGTCATTCGAAGAAGTCTTGGGAAGAGTTTGGATTATGAGAAACAAATGCATCCAGAGGCTATGTTGTTTTGGAATTTGTGGCTTGATTCTGAAGCAGAACGGTGTTATAGGAAATTCAAAACATTCCGTTGCCTTATGGAATCTGGCATGGATTTGAATTCAGCGAACATTGCG GAACTGTTGAGGTGA
- the LOC112783578 gene encoding cellulose synthase A catalytic subunit 8 [UDP-forming] gives MMESSVQLCNSCGEQIGVDANGEVFVACHECYFPICKACFDYEMNEGRKACLRCATPYEERSKNDDDTKVNGNRSTSMASELSISQDVGIHARHVSTVSTVDSELNDEYGNPIWKNRVESWKEKDKKKNKKKKAESKAENVAPIPPEQQMEEIQSSEAAAAEPLSITIPISKTKMGPYRFVIIMRLIILGLFFHYRVTNPVDSAFALWLTSIICEIWFAFSWVLDQFPKWYPINRHTFIDRLSARFEREGEPSQLAAVDFFVSTVDPLKEPPLITANTVLSILAVDYPVDKVSCYVSDDGAAMLTFESLVETADFARKWVPFCKQYSIEPRAPEFYFSQKIDYLKDKIQPSFVKERRAMKRDYEEYKVRINALVAKAQKTPEEGWTMQDGTPWPGNNSRDHPGMIQVFLGHTGAHDIEGNELPRLVYVSREKRPGYQHHKKAGAENALVRVSAVLTNAPFILNLDCDHYVNNSKAVREAMCFLMDPEVGRDVCYVQFPQRFDGIDRSDRYANRNTVFFDVNMKGLDGIQGPMYVGTGCVFNRQALYGYSPPSMPNLPRSSSSCCCCCPSKKAKKDVSELYKDAKREELDAAIFNLREIENYDEYERSMLISQMSFEKTFGLSTVFIESTLMENGGVPDSADPSMLIKEAIHVIGCGYEEKTEWGKEIGWIYGSVTEDILTGFKMHCRGWRSIYCMPLRPAFKGSAPINLSDRLHQVLRWALGSVEIFFSRHCPLWYGFAGGRLRWLQRLAYINTIVYPFTSLPLVAYCSLPAICLLSGKFIIPTLSNLASVLFLGLFLSIITTSILELRWSGVTIEAIWRNEQFWVIGGVSAHLFAVFQGFLKMLAGIDTNFTVTAKAADDTEFGELYIIKWTTLLIPPTTLIIVNMVGVVAGFSDALNGGYESWGPLFGKVFFAFWVIFHLYPFLKGLMGRQNRTPTIVILWSVLLASVFSLVWVKINPFISRTDSSTISGTCISIDC, from the exons ATGATGGAATCTAGTGTTCAGTTGTGCAATTCTTGTGGGGAACAAATTGGAGTTGATGCTAATGGAGAGGTGTTTGTGGCTTGTCATGAGTGCTATTTTCCAATCTGCAAAGCTTGTTTTGATTATGAAATGAATGAGGGTCGCAAAGCTTGTCTGAGATGTGCTACTCCCTATGAAG AAAGATCCAAAAATGATGATGACACCAAGGTTAATGGAAATCGGTCAACATCAATGGCTTCTGAGCTCAGTATTTCTCAGGATGTTGGAATCCATGCTAGGCATGTCAGTACTGTGTCCACAGTGGATAGTG AGTTAAATGATGAATATGGGAATCCAATCTGGAAAAATAGAGTGGAGAGCTGGAAGGAGAAGgataagaagaaaaacaagaagaaaaaggctGAATCTAAGGCCGAAAATGTGGCGCCAATTCCCCCGGAACAGCAGATGGAAGAAATACA GTCCTCAGAGGCTGCTGCTGCTGAGCCACTCTCAATTACTATTCCAATATCGAAAACAAAAATGGGACCATACAGATTTGTGATAATCATGCGTCTGATAATCTTAGGTCTCTTCTTCCATTACCGAGTCACAAATCCTGTTGACAGTGCTTTTGCTTTGTGGTTGACATCTATCATCTGTGAGATCTGGTTTGCATTTTCATGGGTGTTAGATCAGTTCCCTAAATGGTATCCCATCAACAGGCACACTTTTATTGACAGGCTTTCTGCCAG GTTTGAAAGAGAGGGTGAACCATCTCAGCTTGCTGCTGTGGATTTCTTTGTCAGTACAGTGGATCCATTGAAGGAACCGCCCCTGATCACGGCTAACACAGTGCTTTCTATTCTTGCTGTGGACTACCCTGTGGATAAAGTATCCTGTTATGTGTCTGATGATGGTGCTGCAATGCTTACATTTGAATCCCTTGTGGAGACAGCTGATTTTGCAAGAAAGTGGGTTCCGTTTTGCAAGCAGTACTCGATTGAGCCGCGAGCGCCTGAGTTCTACTTCTCTCAGAAGATTGACTACCTCAAAGACAAAATTCAACCTTCTTTTGTGAAGGAACGTAGAGCTATGAAG AGAGACTATGAGGAGTATAAAGTAAGAATCAATGCTTTGGTAGCCAAGGCACAGAAAACACCAGAAGAAGGATGGACTATGCAAGATGGAACCCCTTGGCCTGGGAATAACTCGCGCGATCACCCTGGCATGATTCAG GTTTTCCTTGGACACACTGGTGCACATGACATAGAAGGGAATGAACTTCCTAGGCTGGTGTATGTTTCCAGAGAGAAAAGGCCAGGTTACCAACATCACAAAAAGGCTGGTGCTGAAAATGCATTG GTGAGGGTCTCAGCAGTTCTCACAAATGCTCCCTTCATTCTCAATCTTGATTGTGATCATTATGTTAACAATAGCAAGGCTGTCCGGGAAGCAATGTGTTTTCTTATGGATCCAGAAGTTGGTAGGGATGTCTGTTATGTGCAGTTCCCCCAGAGATTCGACGGTATTGATCGCAGTGATCGATATGCAAATCGCAACACAGTTTTCTTCGAC GTTAACATGAAAGGACTTGATGGAATTCAAGGACCTATGTATGTGGGAACTGGATGTGTTTTCAATAGACAAGCTCTTTACGGTTATAGTCCACCTTCCATGCCCAACTTACCAAGATCTTCTTCATCATGCTGCTGCTGCTGCCCCTCAAAGAAGGCCAAAAAAGATGTCTCTGAGCTTTATAAAGATGCAAAGAGGGAAGAACTTGATGCTGCTATTTTTAATCTTAGGGAGATTGAAA ATTATGATGAATATGAGAGGTCAATGCTGATTTCACAGATGAGCTTTGAGAAAACATTTGGCTTGTCCACTGTTTTCATTGAGTCCACATTGATGGAGAATGGAGGTGTTCCTGATTCTGCAGATCCCTCAATGCTGATCAAGGAGGCCATTCATGTAATTGGCTGTGGATATGAAGAGAAGACTGAATGGGGAAAAGAG ATTGGTTGGATTTATGGATCAGTGACAGAGGATATCTTAACTGGATTCAAGATGCACTGTAGAGGATGGAGATCAATTTACTGCATGCCATTAAGGCCAGCATTCAAAGGGTCAGCACCAATCAACTTGTCTGATAGGTTGCACCAAGTTCTTAGGTGGGCCCTTGGATCAGTTGAAATCTTCTTCAGCAGACACTGCCCTTTGTGGTATGGATTTGCAGGTGGACGCCTCAGATGGCTTCAGAGACTAGCTTACATAAACACCATTGTCTATCCTTTCACATCACTTCCTCTAGTTGCTTATTGTTCCTTGCCAGCAATTTGCCTTCTCTCTGGAAAGTTCATCATTCCAACG CTATCAAACCTAGCAAGTGTACTCTTTCTTGGACTATTTCTGTCCATCATAACCACCAGCATCTTGGAGCTTCGATGGAGTGGCGTGACCATCGAAGCAATATGGCGAAACGAGCAGTTCTGGGTCATAGGAGGCGTCTCGGCCCACCTCTTCGCCGTCTTCCAAGGTTTCCTGAAGATGTTAGCAGGCATTGACACAAACTTCACAGTCACAGCAAAAGCTGCAGATGACACAGAGTTTGGTGAACTCTACATCATAAAATGGACCACACTCTTGATCCCTCCAACAACTCTGATCATAGTTAACATGGTTGGTGTTGTTGCTGGTTTCTCTGATGCACTCAATGGAGGTTATGAGTCTTGGGGGCCTTTATTTGGCAAAGTTTTCTTTGCATTTTGGGTTATTTTTCATCTGTATCCATTCCTCAAAGGTCTCATGGGTCGCCAGAACAGAACACCAACCATTGTTATACTTTGGTCAGTGTTGTTGGCATCAGTCTTCTCTCTTGTTTGGGTTAAGATCAATCCCTTTATCAGCAGAACTGACAGCTCAACCATCTCAGGGACTTGCATTTCTATTGATTGTTAA